The following proteins are encoded in a genomic region of Xenopus laevis strain J_2021 chromosome 3L, Xenopus_laevis_v10.1, whole genome shotgun sequence:
- the LOC108710457 gene encoding extracellular calcium-sensing receptor-like — MQSVPIILYAIAISVCPCSESEKGCSLSRLSIDGYVRHPGDLIIGATFLIHVNRIQDKPLFTSKPTELQCQTFGLDYYQSMRALIFAVEEINANPTFLPNITLGFQIFDTCTALRRAAQGTLWMLSGGQEITPNYICVPESRLAGIIGDSASVRAIIMAQILGLSRYPQISYLATSPILSNRDLFPSFFRTIPSDEFQAIGLAKLVSHFGWTWVGLLAVDTDYGQFGIQLVKQEIVKAGACVAFSEDIVTGKSNRNAPHIAQVIKESTAKVVIVISADYDLMIVLEELLKQNITGRIWIASEAWATSSLLSDKRLQSIMRGTIGFAIHGGKISGFPEYFKSLSPSAHLYDAFIREFWEQAFSCKWLNQDNTTFQGCTGYEKMESLKMKIDIRITLNVYSAVYAFAWALKNLYDCKPGSGPFKNGYCSNISSFRPWHLLHYMRNVHFETKDKTMIYFDAKGNPPAIYDIVNWWVNAMGAMEQVVVGSYSSVSGGEKTLTLNNSAINWIYRETQVPLSKCSQSCPVGFMKVALPGKPSCCFDCVRCHQGEISNQTDAVVCTQCSKETWPNLQQDQCIPRSIDFLSYEDLLGLSIATLSISSSAVPLGILSIFIIYKSTPIVRANNHFLSCLLLVSLSLCFLCSLGFIGYPQPQKCLLRQVAFGMVFALCISCVLAKTITVVIAFTATKPGSKLRKWTGGKVSKSVIVFCIGIQFCICVMWLSFSPPFPEHDTKTQPGVIIYSCNEGSPYTFWIMLGYLGLLATISFIVAFLARRLPDSFNEAKFITFSMLAFLSVWVSFIPSYLSAHGKYTVAMEVFAILSSSWAVVGCIFVPKCYIILFKPNMNSRENLMGKGKGQR; from the exons ATGCAGTCTGTGCCAATCATCCTGTACGCCATAGCAATTTCTGTGTGCCCCTGCTCGGAGTCAGAGAAAGGCTGCAGTCTATCTAGACTGAGTATTGATGGTTATGTCAGGCATCCCGGAGACCTTATAATAGGAGCAACCTTTCTTATTCATGTCAACAGAATCCAGGACAAGCCCCTATTCACCAGCAAACCCACGGAGCTGCAGTGCCAAAC ATTTGGACTTGATTACTACCAGAGCATGCGTGCCTTAATATTTGCTGTGGAGGAGATCAATGCGAATCCTACATTTCTACCCAACATTACgttgggtttccagatatttgACACCTGCACAGCTCTAAGGCGAGCAGCACAAGGCACACTCTGGATGTTGTCAGGAGGACAAGAGATCACCCCCAACTATATTTGTGTTCCGGAGTCTCGTCTGGCTGGGATCATTGGGGATTCTGCTTCTGTTCGGGCCATTATTATGGCTCAGATCCTAGGACTGTCCCGCTATCCACAA ATAAGTTATTTGGCAACCAGCCCCATCTTAAGCAACCGGGATCTGTTTCCTTCCTTCTTCCGTACCATCCCTAGTGACGAGTTTCAGGCAATAGGCCTAGCCAAGTTGGTGTCTCACTTTGGTTGGACTTGGGTTGGCCTTCTGGCAGTTGACACTGACTATGGCCAATTTGGAATTCAACTGGTAAAACAGGAAATAGTGAAAGCCGGGGCTTGTGTGGCATTTTCTGAAGATATTGTGACTGGCAAATCCAACAGAAATGCTCCGCACATTGCCCAGGTCATCAAAGAGTCAACAGCAAAGGTGGTGATAGTAATATCTGCTGATTATGACTTAATGATTGTGCTGGAAGAACTTTTGAAACAAAACATAACTGGAAGAATCTGGATAGCCAGCGAAGCTTGGGCAACCTCTTCTCTGCTCTCAGATAAAAGGTTACAATCTATCATGAGGGGTACTATTGGTTTTGCCATCCATGGTGGGAAGATTTCTGGCTTTCCAGAATATTTTAAAAGCCTCTCTCCATCTGCCCATCTCTATGATGCATTCATAAGGGAATTCTGGGAACAAGCTTTCTCTTGTAAATGGCTTAATCAGGATAATACCACATTTCAAGGGTGTACAGGATATGAAAAAATGGAAAGTTTAAAGATGAAAATAGATATTCGAATTACTCTTAATGTCTATTCTGCAGTTTATGCATTTGCTTGGGCTCTCAAAAATCTGTATGACTGTAAACCTGGAAGTGGACCATTCAAGAATGGGTACTGCTCCAACATCTCATCGTTTCGTCCTTGGCAT CTTCTCCACTATATGAGAAATGTTCATTTTGAGACTAAAGACAAGACCATGATTTATTTTGATGCTAAAGGAAACCCCCCAGCAATTTATGACATTGTAAACTGGTGGGTGAATGCAATGGGTGCAATGGAGCAGGTTGTAGTTGGGAGTTACAGCTCAGTTTCTGGAGGTGAGAAGACGTTGACATTGAACAATTCTGCAATAAACTGGATATATAGGGAAACTCAG GTTCCTCTGTCTAAGTGCAGTCAAAGCTGTCCAGTAGGATTTATGAAGGTGGCATTGCCAGGGAAGCCATCCTGTTGTTTTGACTGTGTTCGCTGTCATCAAGGAGAAATTTCAAATCAaactg ATGCTGTGGTGTGCACTCAATGTTCAAAAGAAACATGGCCCAACCTTCAACAAGACCAATGCATTCCTAGATCCATAGACTTTCTTTCCTATGAAGATCTCCTGGGTTTAAGCATTGCAACACTGTCAATCTCTTCCTCGGCTGTCCCACTTGGTATTCTGAGCATTTTCATCATTTACAAAAGCACCCCCATTGTTCGAGCCAACAATCATTTCCTTAGTTGCCTTCTCCTAGTCTCCCTGTCCCTCTGTTTCCTTTGCTCTTTAGGTTTCATTGGTTACCCACAACCTCAAAAGTGCCTTCTGCGTCAGGTGGCCTTTGGGATGGTTTTTGCTCTCTGCATCTCCTGTGTTCTGGCCAAAACCATCACTGTTGTAATAGCATTTACCGCAACAAAGCCTGGTAGTAAATTAAGAAAGTGGACTGGGGGTAAGGTTTCAAAAAGTGTCATCGTGTTCTGCATCGGTATTCAGTTCTGTATTTGTGTAATGTGGCTTTCCTTCTCACCCCCCTTTCCTGAACATGACACCAAAACTCAACCTGGAGTCATCATTTATAGTTGTAATGAGGGTTCACCCTACACTTTCTGGATCATGCTGGGATATCTTGGCCTCTTGGCCACCATCAGTTTCATTGTCGCCTTCCTGGCAAGACGACTACCTGACAGTTTCAATGAAGCCAAATTTATTACATTTAGCATGCTGGCCTTTCTAAGTGTCTGGGTGTCCTTTATCCCATCCTACTTAAGTGCACATGGTAAGTATACTGTAGCAATGGAGGTCTTTGCTATTTTGTCTTCCAGTTGGGCTGTGGTGGGCTGTATCTTTGTgccaaaatgttacattatattgTTCAAACCCAACATGAACTCAAGAGAAAATCTAATGGGGAAAGGAAAAGGTCAAAGGTAG